Proteins co-encoded in one Bacillus infantis NRRL B-14911 genomic window:
- a CDS encoding tryptophan 2,3-dioxygenase family protein, producing the protein MKEESKQLSDYEKYIRTQELLSLQKEEEELCCEDELTFQTVHQIAELHFKLILQYLDRSCKSMQKGDAEGASLMLDRINEHLRQLPPVFDLVKAITPADYHTIRLFLGRGSGQDSPGFNAILKEGPKLWEPFERLLKKENRTLLQLLETPDGNRTLYRLLKTLLTFDEYFQTFRHSHIQLVKRMIGLRTKSLKGIPAQALERGARHEFYPHAWDAVCELTDLTGSSYDPKPL; encoded by the coding sequence GTGAAAGAGGAAAGCAAACAGCTGTCTGACTATGAAAAATACATCCGCACACAAGAACTGCTCAGCCTTCAGAAGGAAGAAGAAGAGCTCTGCTGCGAGGATGAGCTTACTTTTCAGACAGTCCACCAGATTGCGGAGCTGCACTTCAAACTGATCCTTCAATATCTGGACCGGTCATGCAAGAGCATGCAAAAAGGAGATGCCGAAGGGGCAAGTCTTATGCTTGACCGGATCAATGAGCATCTGCGCCAGCTTCCGCCTGTTTTCGATCTCGTAAAAGCCATCACACCTGCCGATTATCATACGATCAGGCTGTTCCTTGGAAGGGGCAGCGGCCAGGACTCGCCGGGATTTAATGCTATTTTAAAAGAAGGACCTAAGCTTTGGGAACCGTTCGAAAGGCTGTTAAAGAAGGAAAACAGGACTCTGCTCCAGCTTTTAGAAACACCTGACGGCAATCGGACGCTTTATCGGCTTCTAAAGACTCTGCTGACATTTGACGAGTATTTCCAGACTTTCCGCCATTCCCACATCCAGCTGGTCAAAAGGATGATCGGCCTGCGGACGAAAAGCCTGAAGGGCATTCCAGCCCAAGCCCTGGAGCGCGGTGCCAGGCATGAATTTTATCCGCATGCCTGGGATGCTGTCTGCGAGCTGACTGATCTTACAGGATCCAGCTATGATCCTAAGCCTTTATAG
- the kynB gene encoding arylformamidase: MIIDISRKLHKGMPVWPGDTAFAYEVSWPKEESGSVNVGKLTMSIHTGTHVDSPFHFDSEGNRMTDIPLEVYIGKALVADLAGAASIGKKELEGIDLHGAERLLLRTESWKDASVFPEEITFLNPDIAPFLAEKGVKLIGMDVPSVDRLDSKELPAHHELQRCGIHILEGLDLSEAEPGVYELIALPLPIEYADGSPVRAVLRKYAD, translated from the coding sequence ATGATCATTGATATTTCAAGGAAGCTTCACAAGGGGATGCCTGTCTGGCCGGGAGACACAGCGTTTGCCTATGAAGTCAGCTGGCCAAAGGAAGAGAGCGGCTCTGTGAATGTCGGGAAGCTGACCATGAGCATACACACAGGTACTCATGTGGATTCCCCTTTCCATTTTGACTCAGAAGGGAATCGAATGACCGATATACCGCTTGAAGTATATATAGGAAAAGCGTTAGTTGCCGATCTTGCAGGCGCAGCCAGCATTGGGAAAAAAGAGCTTGAAGGAATTGATCTTCACGGCGCTGAGAGGCTTCTATTAAGGACGGAGTCATGGAAGGATGCCTCTGTATTTCCGGAAGAAATCACTTTTTTAAATCCTGATATTGCACCATTTTTGGCTGAAAAAGGCGTCAAGCTTATTGGCATGGATGTGCCTTCTGTTGATAGGCTGGACAGTAAGGAGCTTCCCGCCCATCATGAGCTCCAGCGATGCGGGATCCATATACTCGAGGGGCTGGATTTAAGTGAAGCAGAGCCGGGGGTCTACGAATTGATCGCACTTCCCCTTCCGATTGAATATGCCGATGGAAGCCCGGTGCGCGCAGTCCTCAGAAAATATGCTGATTGA